A genomic window from Streptomyces sp. HUAS YS2 includes:
- a CDS encoding TetR/AcrR family transcriptional regulator: MPYVEASVRRRQLVAAARIALARDGVPGTSLRAVAAEAGVSLGTMQYVFPSKELLLRAVIEDVVNEIAEVLREAADLGKGLEHAVRQALVGFWSQLVVGRTDLQVMQYELTTYALRAAGQESLARWQYERYCAVVAEWCQRAAQEAGETCAVPFGRLGRIVVATLDGLILQYVCDPNDTRAREDLDAAIEMIVSLAAVRRNA, from the coding sequence ATGCCCTACGTCGAAGCATCCGTCCGCCGCCGGCAGCTGGTGGCCGCCGCCCGCATCGCCCTCGCGAGGGACGGGGTGCCGGGCACCTCCCTGCGCGCGGTCGCGGCCGAGGCCGGGGTGTCCCTCGGCACCATGCAGTACGTGTTCCCGTCCAAGGAACTGCTCCTGCGCGCGGTGATCGAGGACGTGGTGAACGAGATCGCGGAGGTGCTCCGGGAAGCGGCCGACCTGGGGAAGGGTCTGGAGCACGCCGTGCGGCAGGCCCTCGTCGGCTTCTGGTCGCAGCTGGTCGTCGGGCGGACGGACCTCCAGGTCATGCAGTACGAGCTGACCACTTACGCCCTGCGTGCCGCGGGGCAGGAGAGCCTGGCCCGCTGGCAGTACGAGCGGTACTGCGCGGTCGTCGCCGAATGGTGCCAGCGGGCCGCCCAGGAGGCCGGCGAGACGTGCGCGGTGCCGTTCGGCCGGCTCGGCCGGATCGTGGTGGCGACGCTGGACGGCCTGATCCTGCAGTACGTGTGCGATCCGAACGACACGCGGGCGCGTGAGGACCTCGACGCGGCGATCGAGATGATCGTCTCGCTCGCGGCTGTGCGGCGGAACGCCTAG
- a CDS encoding pyrimidine/purine nucleoside phosphorylase: MFTVNEYFDGAVKSIAFTQEQGAATVGVMAPGKYEFGTAAPEIMHVVSGALAVMLPGAGEWETFAAGDHFKVPGDSRFQIEVAVETAYLCEYR; the protein is encoded by the coding sequence ATGTTCACGGTCAATGAGTATTTCGACGGCGCGGTCAAGTCGATCGCGTTCACGCAGGAGCAGGGTGCGGCGACCGTCGGCGTCATGGCTCCCGGGAAGTACGAGTTCGGCACCGCCGCTCCGGAGATCATGCACGTGGTCAGCGGGGCCCTGGCGGTCATGCTGCCCGGCGCCGGCGAGTGGGAGACCTTCGCCGCCGGGGACCACTTCAAGGTCCCCGGCGACAGCAGGTTCCAGATCGAGGTCGCGGTGGAGACCGCCTACCTCTGCGAGTACCGCTGA
- a CDS encoding flavin monoamine oxidase family protein: MTDVDVVVVGAGLAGLSAARSLVAAGRTVAVLEARDRVAGRTFGGFLNNGVPVELGGQWVGPTQDVVLQLIEELGLETFPSFDEGEAMTVYDGKVVRYADETFGLPPETAMEVGRLWEQLEILASTVPTEAPWTAEGAEGLDRQTLDGWLVAHTEDDVARRFFRLLVPTLFSAESPELSLLHFLFYIRSGTSLQTMIATTGGAQERRVVGGTHLISEKMAAELGDAVRLNHVVRTIRQDEDGVAVEFEGGSVTARRVIVALPPTLAGRLRYVPALPPLRDGLTQQMPAGSVIKFHIAYDTPFWRAEGLNGLVLSVDDAFGVVLDNSPQDASCGVLVGFLEGAHARKACLLTAAERRELVVGALVKYFGPRAAHPFDVVEQDWNAEEFTRGCYGGRLGAGALTQYGPALSAPVGRIHWAGAETSETWSGYMDGAVRSGRRAADEILAALS, translated from the coding sequence ATGACCGACGTGGACGTTGTCGTGGTGGGCGCCGGGCTGGCGGGGCTGAGCGCCGCACGCTCTCTGGTGGCGGCGGGCCGGACCGTGGCCGTGCTGGAGGCCCGTGACCGGGTCGCGGGCCGAACCTTCGGAGGATTCCTCAACAACGGGGTTCCGGTGGAGCTCGGCGGTCAGTGGGTCGGCCCCACGCAGGACGTCGTACTGCAACTGATCGAGGAGCTGGGCCTCGAGACCTTCCCCAGCTTCGACGAGGGCGAGGCGATGACCGTCTACGACGGCAAGGTCGTCCGGTACGCCGACGAGACCTTCGGCCTTCCCCCGGAGACGGCCATGGAGGTCGGCCGACTGTGGGAGCAGCTGGAGATCCTCGCCTCGACGGTGCCGACGGAGGCGCCGTGGACGGCCGAGGGCGCCGAGGGCCTGGATCGGCAGACGCTGGACGGCTGGCTCGTCGCGCACACCGAGGACGACGTCGCCCGACGGTTCTTCCGCCTGCTGGTGCCGACCCTGTTCTCCGCGGAGTCCCCCGAACTCTCCCTGCTGCACTTCCTCTTCTACATCAGGTCCGGAACGAGCCTTCAGACGATGATCGCCACCACCGGGGGCGCCCAGGAACGGCGTGTGGTCGGCGGCACCCACCTGATCAGCGAGAAGATGGCCGCCGAACTCGGCGACGCGGTCCGGCTGAACCACGTGGTCCGCACGATCCGCCAGGACGAGGACGGCGTTGCCGTCGAGTTCGAGGGCGGCAGCGTCACGGCCCGTCGCGTGATCGTCGCCCTGCCCCCGACGCTGGCGGGACGGCTCCGGTACGTCCCCGCGCTGCCCCCGCTCCGTGACGGGCTGACCCAGCAGATGCCCGCCGGATCGGTGATCAAGTTCCACATCGCCTACGACACGCCGTTCTGGCGCGCGGAGGGACTGAACGGTCTTGTCCTCAGCGTCGACGACGCGTTCGGCGTAGTCCTCGACAACTCCCCGCAGGACGCCTCCTGCGGGGTGCTCGTCGGCTTCCTCGAAGGCGCCCACGCCCGCAAGGCGTGTCTGCTGACCGCGGCGGAGCGCCGCGAACTCGTCGTCGGAGCCCTGGTGAAGTACTTCGGCCCCCGGGCGGCCCACCCCTTCGACGTCGTGGAACAGGACTGGAACGCCGAGGAGTTCACCCGAGGCTGTTACGGCGGCCGGTTGGGCGCCGGTGCCCTGACCCAGTACGGCCCGGCCCTCTCCGCGCCGGTCGGCCGGATCCACTGGGCCGGCGCCGAGACCTCCGAGACCTGGAGCGGCTACATGGACGGCGCCGTCCGCTCCGGCCGCCGTGCCGCGGACGAGATCCTCGCCGCTCTCTCCTGA
- a CDS encoding cation:proton antiporter, whose translation MIAILVLLTLLFLWTVVSDRLARWSITAPIAFAAAGILLSGLDHPVVPLDVDTHTFQRAIELVLAVMLFTDATEARDYARLRGPVGEGRLLGIALPASVALATLAGALVFPDRSWWLLAVAALVVMPMDLAPVLMILRDERMPLRVRAALNIEGGFNDGLISPLFVFCVANLVSAEGDTFGDLLLNALQGAVYAAIVGSVLGYLASRVVRRALESGWAKPASLRLAGLALPFLTYAASVLVEGNGFVAAFVAGLWYANTVLVIGSDSLDLVQDVSHLLALAAWYAFGALAAEAFADGVALQVFAYALLVLTVARFVPVVASLTGTVFSRAERAAIGWLGPRGVTSIVFAVLAYVQLPEEDADFVVNMTSATVLLSVILHGVTAEPVARWFARHPQQPGPARETD comes from the coding sequence GTGATTGCCATCCTCGTCCTGCTGACCCTGCTGTTCCTGTGGACCGTCGTGTCCGACCGGCTCGCACGGTGGAGCATCACCGCTCCGATCGCCTTCGCCGCGGCCGGCATCCTCCTCAGCGGTCTCGATCACCCGGTCGTGCCTCTGGACGTGGACACCCACACCTTCCAGCGGGCCATCGAACTCGTGCTCGCGGTGATGCTGTTCACCGACGCCACCGAGGCGCGGGACTACGCCCGGCTGCGCGGCCCGGTCGGCGAGGGAAGACTCCTCGGAATCGCCCTGCCGGCCTCCGTCGCGCTCGCCACGCTGGCGGGCGCGCTGGTCTTCCCGGACAGGAGCTGGTGGCTCCTCGCGGTCGCGGCCCTCGTGGTCATGCCCATGGACCTGGCGCCGGTCCTGATGATCCTGCGCGACGAGCGCATGCCGCTGCGGGTGCGGGCCGCGCTCAACATCGAGGGCGGGTTCAACGACGGTCTGATCTCGCCGCTCTTCGTCTTCTGCGTCGCCAACCTCGTCTCCGCCGAGGGCGACACGTTCGGCGACCTGCTCCTCAATGCCCTCCAGGGCGCCGTGTACGCCGCGATCGTCGGCAGCGTGCTCGGGTATCTGGCCTCCCGGGTGGTGCGCCGGGCGCTGGAGTCCGGGTGGGCCAAGCCCGCGAGCCTGCGCTTGGCGGGGCTCGCCCTGCCGTTCCTGACGTACGCGGCCTCCGTCCTCGTCGAGGGCAACGGCTTCGTCGCGGCGTTCGTGGCGGGCCTCTGGTACGCGAACACCGTCCTCGTGATCGGGAGCGACTCCCTCGACCTGGTGCAGGACGTCAGCCACCTGCTGGCCCTGGCGGCCTGGTACGCGTTCGGCGCGCTGGCCGCGGAGGCGTTCGCCGACGGGGTCGCGCTCCAGGTGTTCGCCTACGCGCTGCTGGTGCTGACCGTGGCCCGGTTCGTCCCGGTGGTCGCATCGCTCACCGGCACGGTGTTCAGCCGGGCCGAGCGGGCCGCGATCGGCTGGCTGGGGCCGCGCGGCGTCACCTCGATCGTCTTCGCCGTCCTCGCGTACGTCCAACTCCCCGAGGAGGACGCCGACTTCGTGGTGAACATGACCAGTGCGACGGTGCTGCTCAGCGTGATCCTGCACGGAGTGACCGCGGAACCGGTCGCCCGTTGGTTCGCGCGGCACCCGCAACAGCCCGGTCCAGCACGTGAGACCGACTGA
- a CDS encoding SpoIIE family protein phosphatase yields MGTDVDAFLRRVAQELRPRTNQSADVLLRRIRSELPDPSLDEDIAALVSEETTGHVAAFLDVLEHGIDTTEFTAPPQAAEVARRYARIGVPITTLLRAYRLGHLGLLHMMQAEIPRFTDDPELINTAAMRLMEAGFAYVDRGSAHVVAAYQEERDRRLQHRLLLTNEASLRIGSTLDVGRTAQELTDVCTEDFAALVTVDLLDSVLDDEGEGAQTPTDPPLLRRVAQRSVSGESPVESPVAEGRTHTYPTGSEPARALATGRAGLLHAAQASHFPSALLLPLLARGDTLGLVQFFRDESAPPFDEDDLLLAQEIAARAAVSIDNARRYTHERSTALTLQRSLLPPHAVEQSAVVAAARYLPSGSRAGVGGDWYDVIPLSGARVALVVGDVVGRGLHAAATMGRLRTAVRAFADIDLMPDELLTHLDDVVIRLQREEAREDGELSATCLYAVYDPVSRLCSLASAGHVVPALATPAVPGGGDRAPQSARFLDMPIGPPLGLGGLPFETAQFELPAGSLLALYTDGLIQRRAQDVDAARTTLCDVLGRAPGAPKEVCDRLLAALLAGRPADDVALLVAHTLALDPGRVATLDLPSDPAAVSGARRFTSETLSAWGLEDLAFGTELMVSELVTNAIRYGKPPIRLRLIRQSSLTCEVFDANATAPHLRRARTFDEGGRGLLLVAQLAERWGTRHGREGKVIWAEQALPR; encoded by the coding sequence ATGGGGACCGATGTCGACGCGTTCCTGCGGCGGGTGGCGCAAGAGCTCCGGCCACGGACGAACCAGTCGGCCGACGTCTTGCTGCGGCGCATCCGCAGCGAGCTTCCCGATCCGTCACTGGACGAGGACATCGCCGCCCTCGTGTCGGAGGAGACGACCGGGCATGTCGCCGCGTTCCTGGACGTTCTCGAACACGGCATCGACACCACGGAGTTCACCGCGCCGCCACAGGCCGCGGAGGTCGCGCGCCGGTACGCCCGGATCGGCGTGCCGATCACCACGCTGCTGCGCGCGTACCGGCTCGGCCACCTCGGCCTGCTCCACATGATGCAGGCGGAGATCCCCCGGTTCACCGACGACCCGGAGTTGATCAACACCGCTGCGATGCGGCTGATGGAGGCCGGTTTCGCCTACGTGGACCGCGGCTCCGCGCACGTCGTCGCGGCCTATCAGGAGGAGCGCGACCGCCGGCTCCAGCACAGGCTCCTCCTGACGAACGAGGCGAGCCTGCGGATCGGGAGCACGCTCGACGTCGGCCGGACCGCGCAGGAGCTGACGGACGTCTGCACCGAGGACTTCGCCGCCCTCGTCACCGTCGACCTGCTCGACTCCGTCCTCGACGACGAGGGCGAGGGGGCGCAGACACCGACGGATCCGCCCCTGCTCCGACGCGTCGCCCAGCGCTCGGTATCGGGCGAGTCGCCCGTCGAGTCGCCCGTCGCCGAAGGGCGTACGCACACCTATCCGACCGGCTCGGAGCCTGCTCGCGCGCTCGCCACGGGTCGCGCCGGCCTGCTCCACGCCGCACAGGCCTCCCACTTCCCCTCGGCGCTGCTGCTGCCCCTGCTGGCCCGCGGGGACACCCTGGGCCTGGTCCAGTTCTTCCGCGACGAGAGCGCGCCACCCTTCGACGAGGACGATCTCCTCCTCGCCCAGGAGATCGCGGCCAGGGCGGCGGTGTCCATCGACAACGCCCGCCGGTACACCCACGAACGCTCCACCGCACTCACCCTGCAGCGCAGTCTGCTGCCTCCGCACGCGGTGGAACAGTCCGCCGTCGTGGCGGCCGCCCGCTATCTGCCCAGCGGTTCCCGCGCGGGCGTGGGCGGCGACTGGTACGACGTCATCCCCCTGTCCGGGGCCCGGGTGGCCCTGGTGGTGGGTGACGTGGTCGGCCGCGGGCTGCACGCCGCCGCCACCATGGGCCGGCTGCGGACGGCGGTGCGCGCCTTCGCCGACATCGACCTCATGCCCGACGAACTGCTCACCCACCTCGACGACGTCGTCATCCGGCTCCAGCGCGAGGAGGCACGGGAGGACGGCGAGCTCAGCGCCACGTGCCTCTACGCGGTCTACGACCCGGTCTCCCGGCTCTGCTCACTGGCGAGCGCGGGACACGTGGTGCCGGCCCTGGCCACCCCCGCCGTCCCCGGCGGCGGCGACCGGGCCCCGCAGTCGGCCCGTTTCCTCGACATGCCGATCGGGCCGCCGCTCGGCCTGGGCGGACTCCCCTTCGAGACCGCGCAGTTCGAACTGCCGGCTGGCAGCCTGCTCGCCCTGTACACGGACGGCCTCATCCAGCGGCGGGCGCAGGACGTCGACGCCGCGCGCACCACCCTGTGCGACGTCCTCGGCCGCGCGCCGGGGGCGCCGAAAGAGGTCTGCGACCGGCTTCTCGCCGCGCTGCTGGCCGGCCGTCCCGCCGACGACGTGGCCCTGCTGGTGGCACACACCCTGGCACTCGACCCCGGCCGCGTCGCCACGCTGGACCTCCCCTCCGACCCGGCCGCGGTCTCCGGGGCCCGGCGGTTCACCTCCGAGACGCTGTCCGCCTGGGGACTCGAGGACCTGGCCTTCGGTACCGAACTCATGGTCAGCGAGCTCGTGACGAACGCGATCCGCTACGGCAAGCCCCCCATCCGGCTCCGTCTGATCCGTCAGTCCTCGCTGACCTGCGAGGTCTTCGACGCGAACGCCACCGCGCCGCACCTGCGCCGGGCCCGCACCTTCGACGAGGGCGGCCGCGGCCTGCTCCTCGTCGCGCAGCTCGCGGAGCGCTGGGGCACGCGGCACGGCCGCGAGGGAAAGGTCATCTGGGCCGAGCAGGCGCTGCCGCGTTGA
- a CDS encoding diacylglycerol/lipid kinase family protein, whose amino-acid sequence MTRPGGGAGARLSARLAVLAAAGSLVVLILSVREGGLEVVAAGLLGLVLGAAGLWWFLVRRGLLRLLGALVAIAAPAGVLVFYAFDGLWRTALVLILCWGVALVCARDALRRARPERSQRAVVASRPKRPFLIMNPKSGGGKVGRFGLVERAEALGARVVLLDPGAPADVAELAREAVTEGADLLGVAGGDGTQALVAAVAAEHGLPFLVVSAGTRNHFAMDLGLDRSDPTRCLDALTDGEELRIDLGDVDGRPFVNTVSFGVYADIVQRPEYRDDKAGTALALMPDLLVGEGVRRLDARIDGTALSAQQALLISNNAYESPDEFTGGARRPRLDDGELGVLGIRVEGAAEAADLAVRGSESDALTVTTAQRVEVTTDEAEIPVAVDGEALRMPTPVVCTLRPGVLRVLVPRDRPGVPPPAPRVDWRKVVELAFGRS is encoded by the coding sequence ATGACGAGGCCCGGCGGGGGTGCGGGCGCACGGCTGTCGGCGCGCCTTGCCGTGCTCGCGGCGGCCGGTTCCCTGGTCGTGCTGATCCTCTCCGTGCGGGAGGGCGGGCTCGAGGTCGTCGCGGCCGGCCTGCTCGGGCTGGTCCTCGGCGCGGCAGGCCTGTGGTGGTTCCTGGTCCGCCGCGGTCTGCTGCGCCTGCTCGGGGCGCTGGTCGCGATCGCCGCGCCCGCCGGAGTCCTGGTCTTCTACGCGTTCGACGGCCTCTGGCGGACGGCGCTGGTGCTGATCCTGTGCTGGGGCGTGGCGCTCGTCTGCGCGCGGGACGCGCTGCGCAGGGCGCGGCCCGAGCGGTCGCAGCGGGCGGTCGTCGCGTCCCGGCCGAAGCGGCCGTTCCTCATCATGAACCCGAAGTCGGGGGGCGGGAAGGTCGGCCGGTTCGGGCTGGTCGAGAGGGCGGAAGCCCTGGGCGCCCGGGTGGTCCTGCTCGACCCCGGCGCCCCCGCCGACGTGGCCGAGCTGGCCCGGGAGGCGGTGACCGAGGGCGCCGACCTGCTCGGCGTCGCCGGCGGCGACGGCACCCAGGCGCTGGTCGCGGCGGTCGCCGCCGAACACGGGCTGCCGTTCCTCGTCGTCTCCGCCGGTACCCGCAACCACTTCGCCATGGACCTCGGCCTCGACCGCTCCGACCCGACACGGTGCCTCGACGCGCTGACCGACGGTGAGGAACTGCGGATCGACCTCGGCGACGTCGACGGCCGACCCTTCGTCAACACCGTGTCCTTCGGCGTGTACGCCGACATCGTGCAGCGCCCCGAGTACCGCGACGACAAAGCCGGGACGGCCCTGGCGCTCATGCCGGACCTGTTGGTCGGGGAAGGGGTCCGACGACTCGACGCACGGATCGACGGCACGGCGCTCTCCGCCCAGCAGGCCCTCCTGATCAGCAACAACGCGTACGAGTCGCCCGACGAGTTCACGGGCGGCGCCCGCAGGCCCAGGCTCGACGACGGGGAGCTGGGCGTGCTGGGAATCAGGGTGGAGGGTGCGGCGGAGGCCGCGGACCTGGCCGTACGGGGCTCCGAGTCCGACGCGCTGACGGTCACGACGGCGCAGCGGGTCGAGGTGACCACCGACGAGGCGGAGATCCCGGTGGCGGTCGACGGCGAGGCGCTGCGGATGCCCACGCCCGTCGTGTGCACCCTGCGGCCGGGCGTCCTGCGGGTCCTCGTACCGCGCGACCGGCCGGGCGTCCCGCCTCCCGCGCCGCGTGTGGACTGGCGGAAGGTCGTCGAGCTCGCCTTCGGCCGGTCCTGA